One stretch of Microbispora sp. ZYX-F-249 DNA includes these proteins:
- a CDS encoding oxygenase MpaB family protein → MPGASGLTAQPPESATWLVHVDRSMWVGGVRGLMLQALHPLAMRGVWQNSNFREDPFGRLRRTADFVGRVTYGSPEEAEEIGRRVRAIHRALRIRDPDTGRTHRVDDPELLLWVHCAEVMSYLEVVRRAGARITDRQADQYLAEQRNSATYVGLHADDVPGSVSEMDEYFARMRPVLRVIPESAAAVRFLLWPRLPDDMRFLSPAKPVYFPFGALCYYTLPDWARRMYGVLPEVPQITVTAALRAFRLTMNTIPDFVHQQVLDERTRAMLRASRERLGAAGYDVGKGLRALVDPRRRPRRTTG, encoded by the coding sequence ATGCCCGGCGCCAGCGGCCTGACCGCCCAGCCTCCGGAGTCCGCGACGTGGCTGGTCCACGTCGACCGGAGCATGTGGGTGGGCGGCGTGCGCGGCCTGATGCTGCAGGCCCTGCATCCGCTGGCGATGCGGGGCGTGTGGCAGAACTCCAACTTCCGGGAGGACCCCTTCGGCCGGCTGCGCCGTACGGCGGACTTCGTGGGCCGGGTGACGTACGGCAGCCCCGAGGAGGCCGAGGAGATCGGCAGGCGGGTGCGCGCGATCCACCGGGCGTTGCGCATCCGCGATCCCGACACCGGCCGGACCCACCGCGTGGACGATCCCGAGCTGCTGCTGTGGGTCCACTGCGCCGAGGTCATGTCCTACCTGGAGGTCGTCCGCCGCGCGGGCGCCCGGATCACCGACCGGCAGGCCGACCAGTACCTGGCCGAGCAGCGCAACAGCGCCACCTACGTCGGACTCCACGCCGACGACGTGCCCGGCTCGGTCAGTGAGATGGACGAGTATTTCGCGCGGATGCGGCCGGTCCTGCGGGTCATCCCCGAGTCGGCCGCCGCCGTGCGGTTCCTGCTCTGGCCGCGGCTGCCGGACGACATGCGCTTCCTGTCCCCGGCCAAGCCGGTCTACTTCCCGTTCGGGGCGCTGTGCTACTACACGCTGCCCGACTGGGCCCGCAGGATGTACGGCGTGCTGCCCGAGGTGCCGCAGATCACGGTCACGGCGGCGCTGCGGGCCTTCCGGCTGACCATGAACACGATCCCCGACTTCGTCCACCAGCAGGTGCTGGACGAGCGCACCAGGGCCATGCTGCGGGCCTCGCGCGAGCGCCTGGGCGCCGCCGGATACGACGTCGGCAAGGGCCTCAGAGCGCTGGTCGACCCTCGCCGCCGTCCCCGCCGTACGACGGGCTGA
- a CDS encoding alpha/beta fold hydrolase: MSTPRFLTLPPGVSSEQIETPLGSFAALEALPSSGVPERWPALLVPGFTGSKEDFIAVLQTLAQAGRRVIAVDMRGQYETPGPDDPAAYTCAALGADIDAIAAAVGQGEPVHLLGHSFGGLVAREAALNGGARLASLTLMSSGPGGIVGPRERMGRVLLAELPEYGLDYMWSNRLEPEALAAGVPDDIVAFLRKRLLSNHPTGLVAMAKEVLGAPDRCEELAGCGLDLLVLYGEHDDGWPPLLQAEMARRLDAECVVVPGALHSPAVEAPETTAAALTRFWNAAESRLLQHQHG, translated from the coding sequence GTGAGCACGCCACGGTTCCTGACCCTTCCGCCGGGTGTCAGCAGTGAGCAGATCGAGACGCCGCTGGGCTCGTTCGCGGCCCTCGAAGCGCTTCCGTCCAGCGGTGTCCCCGAGCGCTGGCCCGCCCTTCTCGTCCCCGGTTTCACGGGGTCGAAGGAGGACTTCATCGCCGTCCTGCAGACGCTCGCGCAGGCCGGCCGCCGGGTGATCGCGGTCGACATGCGCGGGCAGTACGAGACGCCGGGCCCGGACGACCCCGCGGCCTACACGTGCGCGGCTCTCGGCGCCGACATCGACGCGATCGCCGCGGCCGTCGGCCAGGGTGAGCCCGTCCACCTGCTGGGACACTCCTTCGGCGGGCTCGTCGCCCGCGAGGCGGCGCTCAACGGCGGCGCCAGGCTCGCCTCGCTCACGCTCATGAGCTCGGGGCCGGGAGGCATCGTCGGGCCCCGGGAGCGGATGGGCCGGGTCCTGCTGGCCGAGCTCCCGGAGTACGGCCTGGACTACATGTGGTCGAACAGGCTGGAGCCCGAGGCGCTGGCGGCAGGCGTCCCCGACGACATCGTCGCGTTCCTGCGCAAGCGACTGCTCAGCAACCACCCCACCGGCCTCGTGGCGATGGCGAAGGAGGTCCTGGGCGCCCCGGACCGCTGCGAGGAGCTCGCCGGGTGCGGGCTCGACCTCCTGGTCCTGTACGGCGAGCACGACGACGGCTGGCCGCCGCTGCTGCAGGCCGAGATGGCCCGCAGGCTCGACGCGGAGTGCGTCGTGGTGCCGGGTGCGCTCCACTCGCCGGCCGTCGAGGCCCCCGAGACCACCGCGGCGGCCCTGACCCGCTTCTGGAACGCCGCGGAGAGCCGCTTGCTCCAGCACCAGCACGGATGA